The Acidobacteriota bacterium genome segment CTACGTTGGCAGCTGCGTATGTTTTTGATTTTGCTTAAGTTATAGGAGGCTCATGGAATAATGGCGAAAGTCGGGTCTGAAACGGCGTTTTCATGGCCGCGATGACGAAAAAAGAGAAATCGGCCGGGCTTCGAGCGTCTAATGATTCGGAGCGCAAACAGCGTGAGGAAGGTTGACGTGGGCCGGACTGCTTGTTATCATGATTATGAAATTGTTATCATGAAAGCATCAGGCATGGTCCGAACGCAGATCCAGCTCACGGAAAGCCAGGCGGGGGAATTGAAAAGGCTGGCGGCTGCGCGCGGGGTGTCCATGGCGGAAATCATCCGCCAGGGCGTCGACGCGGTCTTGCGGTCGAAACCGTTCCCCGACGCCGAAGAACGGCGCAAAAAGGCCCTGGCTCTGGCCGGGATGTATCGGTCGGGAAAGAGCGACGTCTCGAAGCGACACGACAAGTATCTGGCGGAAGATTTCGGCGGATGAATATTTTCGTCGACACATCGGGGGTCTATGCGCTCTTGGACGCCGACGACTCCAACCATAGGAAGGCGAAGGAGGCGTGGAGCGAAGCCCTGAGGCCCGAGAATGCGTTGGTCACAACCAATTACATCCTCCTCGAGAGCTTCGCCCTCATCCAAAGCCGCCTCGGGCTGGACGCCCTCAGGGGGTTTCAAAGCGACATGGTCCCTCTTCTCGTCGTCGAATGGATCGGGGAGGACGTTCACGCCCGCGCCGTGAGCGCGCTTCTGGCCGCTTCCCGGAAATCGCTCAGCCTGGCGGACTGCACGAGCTTCGAGGTCATGCGCGCTCTGAGCCTCACAAAAGCGCTCTCATTCGACGCTCACTTCACCGAGCAGGGCTTTTCGCGCATCCCTTAGCCGGCGCGGCAGGATCCTTTTTCCCGGATCATCCGGCGTCGCTGCAGGAAGAACGTCGACATTCTGCTGATCGCCGACGGCCGACGCGACATGCAGACGCTGCTGCAGAGACGCTTGTTGGAAGCCTAAGACAGTCTTATCCGCCTTGGCCGCAATCCCGGAATCGGATCTCTGAAACGGCGCAGCGAAAATCTAAAGAGCGAACCAGGGAACCACCCTGACGCCCGCCCGGACGAAGACTTGATCCCCGCCGTAAATGAGAACACCTGGAGTTGCGGATGCCTTGTCGTCACCGGCGAGTCTCCCCCAGAAATGCAGCATGTCGAAGAAATCGGAGGCCGCGGTCTTCGCGGATTTGGCCTCGATGGGAATCCGCCTGTTTCCAAGCTCGACGATGAAATCGACCTCATGCCCGGCGGAATCCCGCCAGAATCCGAGGGCCGGCCTGTGTCCGCGATGCAGGAAATTCTTGACGAGTTCGGAGGCGACAAAGCTTTCGAAAACGGCGCCGCGCTCGGCCCGGTGGGCGAGATGATCCGGCGATTCGATCTGGAGCAGCGAGCACAGGAGACCGGTGTCCAGGAAATATAATTTCGGGCTCTTGACCTGGCGTTTTCCGAAATTATCGTGGTGGGGCCGCAGGAGCATGACGATGAAGCTCGCCTCGAGAACGGACAGCCACCGCCGGGCGGTCGCGTGGGAGATGCCGCAATCGGACCCGAGGCCGGAAAGGTTGAGCAGGCCGCCGCTTCGCCCGGCGCACAGGCGGACGAATCTGCCGAAAGCTTCCATGTCCCCGACATTGAGGATGTTCCGGACGTCCCGTTCCAGGTATGTCTGGTGATAGTCCGGGAGCCAATCGCGCGCCGGAATCCCCCGATCGTGGATTCGGGGATAAAAGCCGGTATGGAGCGCCTCCTCCAGGCTGAAGCGAGGTGGGACGGAGTTCATCGATGTCTGGGACTCCAGGTCAAGGGGTTCCCGATCCATCAATTCCGCCAGGGAAAACGGCAGCAGGTGGAGAACGGCGCAACGGCCGGCCAGCGACTGGGAGATGCTCTGCATCAGGAGGAAATTCTGCGACCCGGTCAAGATGAACCGGCCGGTTCGATCGGGCCGTTCGTCGACAAGGACCTGGATATAGGAGAAAAGATCGGGGGTTCTCTGGACTTCGTCGAGGATAACCGGTTCTTTGAACCGAGCCAGGAAGCCGCGCGGATCCTCCAGGGCAAAACGCCGCTCATCGGGGAGTTCAAGGGATATGTAGAGATAGTCGGGAAAGACGGATCTGACAAGAGTTGTTTTGCCGGACTGACGAGGCCCGGTCACACTCACAACGGGAAACTGGCCGGCGGCCTTACGCAGGCGTTTTTCAAGAGTTCGTCGAATCATGACGGATCAAGCCTTGCAATATGAATATTGTATATTCATATTGCAAGCTTCTTGTGCCTTTGTCAAGCATTTTCTTCCGGCGCTGTCTCTTGTTTATCCCCGCGAGAGCTGTAACTCCATAAAAAGCGGCTGAATCAACCGGAATCGAAAGCCGTGTGATTTTAGGAATTCCTGATCAGCCAAAGGGGGATTGACGGCGGCACGGATGTGAATTGTTGCTCGGCAAGCTTTATATTTGCAAACGTATTTGACAAATAGACGGCCATATGTTAATTATAGTTTCATGCTAGGGCGTCCTTTTTGGGTGAAGCGAATTCATGAGGCCTGGAAAAAGCGGCCGATCGTTTGGCTGGCCGGAGTCCGCCGAGTCGGGAAAACCACTCTGGCGCGGATGTTGGCGGACACCGTCCATCTCAACTGCGATCTCCCCTCCGACGCGAGGCGTTTGGAAGACCCGGAGCTTTTCCTGGGTGCCCAGACGAAGGGAGCCGTTGTTGTCTTAGACGAGATCCACCGGCTTCCCGATCCCAGCCGCATTCTGAAAATTGCAGCCGATGTCTATCCGCAACTTCGCATCCTGGCCACAGGTTCGTCCACTCTGGCTGCGACGCGAAAGTTCAGAGATACGTTGACGGGTCGGAAGGTCGTCATTCATCTTTCGCCTGTGCTCTGGAGCGAATGTCGGGACGACTTCGGGATCGCCGACCTTGACCAGCGGCTCCATTACGGCGGACTTCCTGAATTTCTTCTGAGTCCGGTAAAGGACGAATCCCTGTTTTCCGAGTGGATGGACAGTTTCTATGCGAGAGATATTCAGGAGCTTTTTGCCGTGCGCGAACGGGCGGGCTTCCTCAACCTTTTCCGTCTTCTTCTCAGACAAAGCGGCGGTCTGGCGGACTATTCGGCGCTCTCGCGGGAATGCGACATCAGCCGTCAGACGGTCAAGACCTATCTGGAAGCCCTGAGCATCGCTTGCGCCGTCATTGCCGTATCTCCCTTTCACGGCGGAGGAAGACAGGAGCTCGTGAAACGGCCTAAGGTTTACGGATTCGACACCGGTTTCGTGGCCTACGCCCGGGGATGGACGGACATCCGGGACGATGACCGGGGTCTTCTGTGGGAACACCTGGTGCTCGACAGCCTGAGAGCCAAGACGGGCGGTGAAGGGCTGCATCACTGGAGAGACAAATCCGGCCGGGAGGTGGATTTTGTCGTCCGCCGCGGGCGGGAGGTCGACGCCGTCGAATGCAAAATCAATCCCGACCGTTTCGATGCGGCATCGCTGGCCGTCTTCCGCGAAGCCTATCCGCGCGGGAGGAATCTTCTTGTGTGTCCGGGCGTCGACGAGCCTTATGAGCGGCGGATCAAAGGCCTCGTGGTCCGCGTCGTCGGGACGCAAGCTCTCATGGAGTGACCGGCCCCGGCGAACCGAAAATACTTAACTGCTTTCTTGCCGATTGAGTGAATCCATGGAGACATCCGTGTTTTCGCATCGCTCCTTGTGGTCTGAATGACCTGCCTCCCGGATCTTGGTCGATTCCGGATGCAACTTTTTTTAAAAAATCGGGCATTCGGAAAAGATGTTGCTTATTCGAAAAGTTGCTCATAAAATGGACGAGACACGGCGTGCAGGTCATCAGATGTCGCATAACTTCCATTCAAGGAGTGGAATGTGAGACTGAAGAATAAAACCTCTTATCATGTTGCAATTTGCTTTCTTTGCACATTTTCCATGTCGGCATTTCTATCATGCGAGAAAAAAACCACGGAACGTGATTTTGAGGGATTATCGGTTGAGGCCGCAATCCGGCAAAAAGCCGAGGTCGTGAATAATCCCAAAACACCTGTCCCAAGACCAGGCCGGAGAAAAAAGCTGGTCTTTGAGGAAAAAATAACCATCGGCGTAAGCGAGGGGGATGAAAACCATATATTCGGGCAAAGTCTTTATGTCAACATGGATGACGGCGGAAACTTTTACGTTACGGATTGGGACCGGAAGCATATCCGCAAATTCTCCCCTGACGGAAAATATCTGCTTGCCATAGGTGGGCCGGGCCAGGGTCCGGGAGAATTTCAAAATGTCTGGGGACCTAAATTCGACTCCTCCGGAAACCTTTATGTCCGTGATATCGCCAATCAAAAAATCAGCTTTTTTTCAAAATCCGGCGAGTTTATCAAAGGGATAAACGCGCCTCAGGATGTAAGTGATGTTACGATTCTGCCCAACGGCAACTATTTTACATCAAAGACAGAAAGAATTGAGGATCCCAAGGTCGTCATATATATGCTTATCTATGGGATATATGATACGGATTTCCATCTTTTAAAGGAATTCGAACAAGTCAAACAAGAAATCAGGCAGCGTGAGACAAAAACCCGCGC includes the following:
- a CDS encoding ATP-binding protein, with the protein product MKRIHEAWKKRPIVWLAGVRRVGKTTLARMLADTVHLNCDLPSDARRLEDPELFLGAQTKGAVVVLDEIHRLPDPSRILKIAADVYPQLRILATGSSTLAATRKFRDTLTGRKVVIHLSPVLWSECRDDFGIADLDQRLHYGGLPEFLLSPVKDESLFSEWMDSFYARDIQELFAVRERAGFLNLFRLLLRQSGGLADYSALSRECDISRQTVKTYLEALSIACAVIAVSPFHGGGRQELVKRPKVYGFDTGFVAYARGWTDIRDDDRGLLWEHLVLDSLRAKTGGEGLHHWRDKSGREVDFVVRRGREVDAVECKINPDRFDAASLAVFREAYPRGRNLLVCPGVDEPYERRIKGLVVRVVGTQALME
- a CDS encoding PIN domain-containing protein, whose protein sequence is MNIFVDTSGVYALLDADDSNHRKAKEAWSEALRPENALVTTNYILLESFALIQSRLGLDALRGFQSDMVPLLVVEWIGEDVHARAVSALLAASRKSLSLADCTSFEVMRALSLTKALSFDAHFTEQGFSRIP
- a CDS encoding ATP-binding protein, which gives rise to MIRRTLEKRLRKAAGQFPVVSVTGPRQSGKTTLVRSVFPDYLYISLELPDERRFALEDPRGFLARFKEPVILDEVQRTPDLFSYIQVLVDERPDRTGRFILTGSQNFLLMQSISQSLAGRCAVLHLLPFSLAELMDREPLDLESQTSMNSVPPRFSLEEALHTGFYPRIHDRGIPARDWLPDYHQTYLERDVRNILNVGDMEAFGRFVRLCAGRSGGLLNLSGLGSDCGISHATARRWLSVLEASFIVMLLRPHHDNFGKRQVKSPKLYFLDTGLLCSLLQIESPDHLAHRAERGAVFESFVASELVKNFLHRGHRPALGFWRDSAGHEVDFIVELGNRRIPIEAKSAKTAASDFFDMLHFWGRLAGDDKASATPGVLIYGGDQVFVRAGVRVVPWFAL
- a CDS encoding 6-bladed beta-propeller, whose amino-acid sequence is MRLKNKTSYHVAICFLCTFSMSAFLSCEKKTTERDFEGLSVEAAIRQKAEVVNNPKTPVPRPGRRKKLVFEEKITIGVSEGDENHIFGQSLYVNMDDGGNFYVTDWDRKHIRKFSPDGKYLLAIGGPGQGPGEFQNVWGPKFDSSGNLYVRDIANQKISFFSKSGEFIKGINAPQDVSDVTILPNGNYFTSKTERIEDPKVVIYMLIYGIYDTDFHLLKEFEQVKQEIRQRETKTRAQFFAGILSDSAYKPRFLQEITEEGKIHTGNAVTYEIKIYSQEGDLQRRITREYQPIQVTQSHKDNFFEVQSIDLLRRLPTGDSFKEEVLKHMEYPKFLPPYTWFSVMDNGWLYVVADAIEGDYALIDLFDEQGIYIGRFQSNLPAAQVFFKNGLAYAVVTEDDYKCIKAYTYKIVNY
- a CDS encoding CopG family transcriptional regulator, coding for MKASGMVRTQIQLTESQAGELKRLAAARGVSMAEIIRQGVDAVLRSKPFPDAEERRKKALALAGMYRSGKSDVSKRHDKYLAEDFGG